In one window of Zingiber officinale cultivar Zhangliang chromosome 11A, Zo_v1.1, whole genome shotgun sequence DNA:
- the LOC122030959 gene encoding protein LIFEGUARD 1-like, with translation MSMSAQESPAIAEKAEMVALPTASNETVDVEAGKADATAASAADLYPNMTEVPRLRWMFIRKVYAIIGAQFVFTAGVASVISFVHPIPDFFRSRTLAALGVFIAIMMLPLLAMWPMLRFRERHPINLVFLAIYTLSISLCIGVTSATIAGRAMLQAVSVTAAIVIALTLYTFWAARKGLDFSFLDPFLFACLPVLLIYITIQIFFPLPNIAYTIYSCIASTIFSAFIVIDTEKMIKRHTYNEYIIAAISLYMDIINLLLSILGFSAHN, from the exons ATGAGCATGTCGGCGCAGGAGAGTCCTGCGATCGCAGAGAAGGCGGAGATGGTCGCGCTGCCTACTGCTTCGAACGAGACCGTCGACGTCGAGGCCGGAAAGGCGGATGCGACTGCCGCATCGGCGGCGGATTTGTACCCGAATATGACTGAGGTCCCCCGGCTCCGCTGGATGTTCATCCGTAAGGTCTACGCGATCATCGGCGCCCAGTTCGTCTTCACCGCCGGCGTCGCCTCCGTGATCTCCTTCGTCCACCCTATCCCCGACTTCTTCCGTTCCCGAACCCTGGCCGCGTTGGGCGTCTTCATCGCCATCATGATGTTGCCGCTACTCG CGATGTGGCCCATGCTGCGATTCCGGGAGCGCCACCCGATCAATCTAGTATTCTTGGCGATCTACACTCTTAGCATCAGCCTTTGCATCGGTGTCACGTCCGCGACTATTGCTG GAAGAGCCATGCTACAAGCTGTAAGTGTTACTGCTGCCATTGTCATCGCGCTCACATTGTACACTTTCTGGGCAGCAAGAAAAGGCCTTGATTTTTCCTTCCTTGATCCATTTCTATTTGCATGCCTTCCAGTGCTTCTGATTTATATCACAATTCAG ATTTTCTTCCCTCTGCCAAACATCGCCTACACAATATATAGTTGTATAGCCTCTACAATCTTCTCAGCCTTTATAGTCATTGACACTGAGAAAATGATTAAGCGCCACACTTACAACGAATACATCATTGCTGCAATCTCCTTATACATGGACATCATCAACCTCCTCTTGTCCATCTTAGGTTTCTCAGCTCACAATTGA
- the LOC122030947 gene encoding EPIDERMAL PATTERNING FACTOR-like protein 5 produces the protein MVVPCHRRRRLSAVFAFFVLAAALGSALAGILEEAGEARLRPWNRELISVARRRLLVGPGSWPPTCRARCGRCRPCVPVHVAIQPGRNVLLEYYPEAWRCKCGNKLFMP, from the exons ATGGTCGTCCCGTGCCACCGGCGCCGCCGCCTCTCCGCCGTCTTTGCCTTTTTCGTCCTGGCTGCCGCACTCG GTAGTGCTTTGGCTGGAATTCTTGAGGAAGCTGGAGAGGCTCGGCTGCGGCCTTGGAACAGGGAGCTAATCTCGGTGGCTCGCCGGAGATTACTCGTCGGCCCCGGCTCGTGGCCGCCGACCTGCAGGGCTCGGTGCGGCCGCTGCCGCCCCTGCGTGCCGGTTCACGTCGCCATCCAGCCCGGCCGCAACGTGCTGCTCGAGTACTACCCCGAGGCGTGGCGATGCAAATGCGGCAACAAACTCTTCATGCCATGA